Proteins from a genomic interval of Candidatus Edwardsbacteria bacterium RifOxyA12_full_54_48:
- a CDS encoding V-type ATP synthase subunit B (produces ATP from ADP in the presence of a proton gradient across the membrane; the B subunit is part of the catalytic core of the ATP synthase complex), with the protein MIQEYNLISRIQGDIITVQAAGIRNGELATVKGQGRSSLAQVIRLQGDQVFLQVFAGTRGISTGDQVRFLKHPMQVAFGEALLGRIFNGSGQPMDGGPELKALPKIEIGGPSVNPIRRVIPRGFIETRVPMVDVFNPLVESQKLPIFAAAGEPYNELLARIGMRANADVVILGGIGLKYDEYLKFKNSFEQAGVLSRTIMFIHTASDPVVERLLVPDLALAAAEQFGVQGKRVLVLLSDMTAFADALKEIAISMDQVPSNLGYPGSLYSDLAARYEKAVDFEGAGSITILAVTTMPGDDVTHPVPDNTGYITEGQFYLRKGVVEPFGSLSRLKQLVIGKVTREDHGHIMNSMIRLYAKSREVEQKLAMGFDKTPEDDRYLDYSQKFYRRFLDLKVDIGLEQALDLGWQTLAECFTPDEVGIKQEMIDKYWPKKN; encoded by the coding sequence ATGATCCAGGAATATAATTTGATCTCCCGGATCCAGGGGGACATCATCACCGTCCAGGCCGCCGGCATCCGCAACGGCGAACTGGCCACAGTCAAGGGACAGGGCCGCTCTTCGCTGGCCCAGGTGATCCGCCTGCAGGGCGACCAGGTCTTCCTGCAGGTGTTCGCCGGGACCCGGGGCATCTCCACCGGCGACCAGGTGCGGTTCCTCAAACACCCCATGCAGGTGGCCTTCGGGGAGGCCCTGCTGGGAAGGATCTTCAACGGATCGGGCCAGCCGATGGACGGCGGGCCGGAGTTGAAAGCACTGCCCAAGATCGAGATCGGCGGACCGTCGGTCAACCCCATCAGGCGGGTGATCCCCCGGGGATTCATCGAGACCCGGGTGCCGATGGTGGACGTCTTCAATCCGCTGGTGGAGAGCCAGAAGCTGCCCATCTTCGCTGCGGCCGGCGAGCCCTACAACGAACTGCTGGCCCGGATAGGGATGCGGGCCAACGCCGACGTGGTGATCCTGGGAGGCATCGGCCTGAAATACGACGAGTATCTGAAATTCAAGAATTCCTTCGAGCAGGCCGGGGTGCTGTCCCGGACCATCATGTTCATCCACACCGCCTCCGATCCGGTGGTGGAGCGTCTGCTGGTGCCGGACCTGGCCCTGGCGGCGGCCGAGCAGTTCGGGGTGCAGGGGAAAAGGGTGCTGGTGCTGCTGAGCGACATGACCGCCTTCGCCGACGCCCTCAAGGAGATCGCCATCTCCATGGACCAGGTGCCCTCCAACCTGGGCTATCCCGGCTCGCTGTATAGCGACCTGGCGGCCCGCTACGAGAAGGCGGTGGATTTCGAGGGGGCCGGCTCCATCACCATCCTGGCGGTGACCACCATGCCGGGCGACGACGTCACCCATCCGGTGCCGGACAACACCGGCTACATCACCGAGGGGCAGTTCTACCTGCGCAAGGGAGTGGTGGAGCCCTTCGGCTCGCTGTCCCGCCTCAAGCAGCTGGTGATCGGCAAGGTGACCCGGGAGGACCACGGCCACATCATGAACAGCATGATCCGGCTCTACGCCAAGAGCCGGGAGGTGGAGCAGAAGCTGGCCATGGGCTTCGATAAGACCCCGGAGGACGATCGCTATCTGGACTACTCCCAAAAGTTCTACCGGCGGTTCCTGGACCTGAAGGTGGATATCGGGCTGGAACAGGCCCTGGACCTGGGCTGGCAGACCCTGGCCGAGTGCTTCACCCCGGACGAGGTGGGGATCAAGCAGGAGATGATAGACAAATACTGGCCCAAGAAAAATTGA
- a CDS encoding LL-diaminopimelate aminotransferase (produces methionine from 2-keto-4-methylthiobutyrate and glutamine in vitro; mutations do not affect methionine salvage in vivo however), whose protein sequence is MRIVSADRLQRLPPYLFAQLNAKKKELQDKGADIIDLGVGDPDLPTPKHIVDALCAQAGNIENHCYPTYDGMLSFRRAVAAWYHKRFWAALDPQNEVVALMGAKDGLAHICWALFGPGDRVLCPDPGYPVYAAQTMFAGAEIVKYPVRPENQYLPLIADLPTKNIKAIFLCYPSNPTSAVADLDFYRELVEWAVKNQIIILNDGIYSEIAFDGYQPPSIMQVEGAKECAIEFHSLSKTYNMTGWRIGMAVGNSDILSALLKIKTNTDSGVFQAVQYAGIAALEGSQECVRDNCRIYQERRDILAAGLKKMGLEFDLPKATFYLWLKTPGKTGSIDFADLLLEKAGVMAVPGVGFGANGEGYVRMALTIPSQRMKEAVERIGKIL, encoded by the coding sequence ATGAGGATAGTATCCGCCGACCGGCTGCAAAGGCTGCCGCCCTATCTGTTCGCCCAGCTCAACGCCAAGAAGAAGGAGCTGCAGGATAAGGGGGCCGACATCATCGACCTGGGGGTGGGCGATCCCGACCTGCCCACGCCCAAGCATATCGTGGACGCCCTGTGCGCCCAGGCCGGCAACATCGAGAACCATTGCTATCCCACCTACGACGGGATGCTGTCCTTCCGCCGGGCGGTGGCAGCCTGGTATCATAAAAGATTCTGGGCCGCGCTCGATCCCCAAAATGAGGTGGTGGCCCTGATGGGCGCCAAGGACGGCCTGGCCCACATCTGCTGGGCCCTGTTCGGGCCGGGCGACAGGGTGCTGTGCCCCGATCCGGGCTATCCGGTCTATGCCGCCCAGACCATGTTCGCCGGGGCGGAGATAGTCAAATACCCGGTCCGGCCGGAGAACCAATACCTGCCGCTCATCGCCGATCTTCCCACCAAAAACATCAAGGCCATATTCCTGTGCTACCCCAGCAATCCCACCTCGGCGGTGGCGGACCTGGATTTCTATCGGGAGCTGGTCGAATGGGCGGTCAAGAACCAGATCATCATCCTCAACGACGGGATATATTCCGAGATCGCCTTCGACGGATACCAGCCGCCCAGCATAATGCAGGTGGAGGGGGCCAAGGAATGCGCCATCGAATTCCACTCGCTCTCCAAGACCTACAACATGACCGGATGGCGGATAGGGATGGCGGTGGGAAACAGCGATATCCTATCAGCCCTTCTCAAGATAAAGACCAACACCGATTCCGGGGTGTTCCAGGCGGTGCAGTACGCCGGGATCGCCGCCCTAGAGGGATCGCAGGAATGCGTCAGGGACAACTGCCGGATCTACCAGGAGCGCCGGGACATCCTGGCCGCCGGGCTCAAGAAAATGGGGCTGGAATTCGATCTGCCAAAGGCCACCTTCTACCTGTGGCTGAAGACGCCGGGCAAAACGGGGTCGATAGACTTCGCCGATCTGTTGCTGGAGAAGGCCGGGGTGATGGCGGTTCCGGGGGTCGGTTTCGGGGCCAACGGCGAGGGATACGTGCGGATGGCCCTGACCATACCCAGCCAGCGGATGAAGGAAGCGGTGGAGAGGATCGGGAAGATACTTTGA
- a CDS encoding methionine gamma-lyase (catalyzes the formation of methanethiol and 2-ocobutanoate from L-methionine), with protein MSHGKVKFNTLAVHGAGMPDLTKIRPVSMPIYQSSEFVFNSAEQGAAVMSGQEPGFVYTRLGNPTSQDFEKRMALLEGTDEGISFASGLAAIAAVILTYCRPGDNIISSAPIYGGTFGLFKDLLPKMNIEIIYLPANDIHNLLAAKANDKTKLVYIETPANPTLDVVDIAETVKAAQKHNLKVVIDNTFATPCLQRPIEMGVDIVLHSATKYICGHGDTMGGVVVGPKAEIDQIRPMAFKNLGGSIAPLTAWLMSRGLQTLPLRVERHSQNAMIIARFLEKHPQVLRTCYPGLESCPAHKIAKKQMSGGYGGVLAIDLKGGREAGRKFQNNLRLCKLAVSLGSVDTLVTHPASTTHLAYSEEDLASVGMTAGFVRIAVGIEDPEDIMADLEQALANI; from the coding sequence ATGTCTCACGGAAAAGTCAAATTCAACACCCTGGCGGTGCACGGGGCCGGCATGCCGGACCTTACCAAGATCCGTCCGGTATCCATGCCCATCTACCAGTCATCAGAATTCGTTTTTAATTCGGCCGAGCAGGGCGCGGCGGTGATGTCCGGGCAGGAGCCGGGCTTCGTCTACACCCGGCTGGGCAATCCCACCAGCCAGGATTTTGAAAAACGGATGGCCCTGCTGGAAGGGACCGATGAGGGCATATCCTTCGCCTCGGGTCTGGCGGCCATCGCCGCGGTGATACTGACCTACTGCCGCCCCGGCGACAACATCATCTCCTCGGCCCCCATCTACGGGGGGACCTTCGGGCTGTTCAAGGACCTGCTGCCCAAGATGAACATCGAGATCATCTACCTGCCGGCCAATGACATTCACAACCTGCTGGCGGCCAAGGCCAACGATAAAACCAAGCTGGTCTACATAGAGACCCCGGCCAACCCGACGTTGGATGTGGTGGACATCGCCGAGACCGTCAAGGCCGCCCAAAAGCACAATCTGAAAGTGGTCATAGACAACACCTTCGCCACGCCCTGCCTGCAGAGGCCGATCGAGATGGGGGTGGATATCGTCCTGCACTCGGCCACCAAGTACATCTGCGGACACGGCGACACCATGGGCGGGGTGGTGGTTGGGCCCAAGGCCGAGATCGACCAGATCCGGCCCATGGCCTTCAAGAACCTGGGAGGATCCATCGCGCCCCTCACCGCCTGGCTGATGTCCCGCGGCCTGCAGACCCTGCCCCTGCGGGTGGAGCGCCATTCCCAGAATGCCATGATCATCGCCCGATTTTTGGAGAAACACCCCCAGGTATTGCGCACCTGCTATCCGGGCCTGGAATCCTGTCCGGCCCATAAGATCGCCAAAAAACAGATGAGCGGCGGCTACGGCGGGGTGCTGGCCATCGACCTGAAGGGCGGGCGCGAGGCCGGCCGCAAATTCCAGAACAACCTCAGGCTGTGCAAGCTGGCGGTCAGCCTGGGCAGCGTGGACACCCTGGTCACCCACCCGGCCTCCACCACCCATCTGGCCTATTCCGAGGAGGATCTGGCCTCGGTGGGCATGACGGCCGGTTTCGTCAGGATAGCGGTGGGCATCGAGGACCCGGAGGACATTATGGCCGACCTGGAACAGGCGCTGGCTAATATCTGA
- a CDS encoding V-type ATP synthase subunit A, giving the protein MTDKTIGRVVSVNGPLVVAEIDPGREVMQNEVAYVHCQGQSLKSEVIRIRGRQVDMQVFESTAGLMIGDRVDFSGQVLSAVLGPGMLGNIYDGLQNPLALLENNQGFFLKRGQYLPPLDEEKLWDFVPLAKKGDRVKAGEYLGEVTEGLFGHPIMVPLALSGNWEITEISPAGKYKISHTIAKIKNQDGREINVTMKQEWPVKQPMRAYRERLLPDKQLLTQCRLIDIFFPLAEGGTACIPGPFGAGKTVLQQIISRYAEADIVIIVACGERAGEVVETIREFPQLEDPKTGRSLMDRTVIICNTSSMPVAAREASIYTGLTLGEYYRQLGLKVLLLADSTSRWAQALRESSARLEEIPGEEAFPAYLESRIAAVYERAGVVKLHNESTGSLTMIGSVSPAGGNFEEPVTQNTLKVVGAFHGLSRSRSDQRRYPAIDPLISWSLYLKQMEDFLNRRHPEWVEMVGETHKLMADGNAVRQMMLVVGEEGISLPDLVSYQKSEIVDATCLQQDSFDPVDRATSRDRQIEDFILLTEMVRHQFDFENKQQARDQMTRLQNLFFQMKYSPYQGEKYTGYRREIGAMLGKEEAR; this is encoded by the coding sequence GTGACGGATAAGACCATAGGAAGAGTGGTATCGGTCAACGGGCCGCTGGTGGTGGCCGAGATCGATCCCGGCCGGGAGGTGATGCAGAACGAGGTGGCCTACGTCCACTGCCAGGGGCAATCGCTAAAGTCGGAGGTCATCAGGATCCGGGGCCGCCAGGTGGACATGCAGGTATTCGAGAGCACCGCCGGACTGATGATCGGCGACCGGGTCGATTTCTCCGGACAGGTGCTGTCGGCCGTGCTGGGGCCGGGCATGCTGGGCAACATCTACGACGGCCTGCAGAACCCGCTGGCCCTGCTGGAGAACAACCAGGGCTTCTTCCTGAAGCGGGGACAATACCTTCCGCCTTTGGACGAGGAGAAGCTGTGGGACTTCGTTCCCCTGGCCAAAAAGGGGGACCGGGTCAAGGCGGGGGAATACCTGGGGGAGGTCACCGAGGGGCTGTTCGGCCATCCCATAATGGTCCCCCTGGCGCTTTCCGGCAATTGGGAGATCACCGAAATATCCCCGGCCGGCAAATACAAGATATCCCACACCATCGCCAAAATAAAAAACCAGGATGGTCGAGAGATCAATGTTACCATGAAACAGGAGTGGCCGGTAAAACAGCCGATGCGGGCCTACCGGGAGCGGCTGCTGCCGGACAAGCAGCTGCTGACCCAGTGTCGGCTGATAGACATCTTCTTCCCCCTGGCCGAGGGCGGCACCGCCTGCATCCCCGGCCCCTTCGGGGCCGGCAAGACCGTGCTGCAGCAGATCATCTCCCGCTATGCCGAGGCCGACATCGTCATCATCGTGGCCTGCGGGGAGCGGGCTGGCGAGGTGGTGGAGACCATCCGGGAGTTCCCCCAGCTGGAGGATCCCAAGACCGGGCGCTCCCTGATGGACCGGACGGTGATCATCTGCAACACCTCCTCCATGCCGGTGGCGGCCCGGGAGGCATCCATCTACACCGGGCTGACCCTGGGCGAGTACTACCGACAGCTGGGCCTGAAGGTTTTGCTGCTGGCCGACAGCACCTCGCGCTGGGCCCAGGCCCTCAGAGAATCCTCAGCCCGCTTGGAGGAGATCCCAGGCGAGGAGGCCTTCCCGGCCTATCTGGAGAGCCGGATCGCCGCGGTCTACGAACGGGCCGGGGTGGTCAAACTGCATAATGAGAGCACCGGCTCGCTGACCATGATCGGCAGCGTCTCCCCGGCCGGGGGCAACTTCGAGGAACCGGTGACCCAGAACACCCTGAAAGTGGTGGGGGCCTTCCACGGGCTGTCGCGCAGCCGCTCCGACCAGCGGAGGTATCCGGCCATCGATCCGCTGATATCCTGGAGTCTGTACCTCAAACAGATGGAGGATTTCCTGAACCGGCGCCATCCGGAATGGGTGGAGATGGTGGGGGAGACCCATAAGCTGATGGCCGACGGCAACGCCGTCCGGCAGATGATGCTGGTGGTGGGGGAGGAGGGCATCTCCCTGCCCGACCTGGTGAGCTACCAGAAATCGGAGATCGTGGACGCCACCTGCCTGCAGCAGGATTCCTTCGACCCGGTGGACAGGGCCACCTCGCGCGACCGGCAGATAGAGGATTTTATTTTATTGACCGAGATGGTCCGCCACCAATTCGATTTTGAGAACAAGCAGCAGGCCCGGGACCAGATGACCCGCCTGCAGAACCTGTTCTTCCAGATGAAGTACAGCCCCTACCAGGGCGAAAAATATACGGGATACCGCCGGGAGATAGGCGCCATGCTGGGCAAGGAGGAGGCCAGATGA
- a CDS encoding ornithine carbamoyltransferase, which yields MEEQMKKDLLSVADLNKKEMDDLFALAIKIKKPTKAGKSPKLLADKTMAMIFEKPSLRTRVTFETGMTQLGGHGIFLEMSLGKRESTPDIARNINRWVDLIMARTFAHKSIVEIAENTDIPVINALSDLEHPCQIFADFLTILEHKKKFKGLKLAYIGDGNNVCNSLLLAAATLGVNMTVGCPQGYEPDRGIWEKAQGLAAKTKTTLQIVRDPREAARNADVIYTDVWASMGQESEKELKARVFAPYQINRNIIDVAKKDSIFLHCLPAHREEEVTSEVLDGPHSQVLDQAENRLHIQKAIMVTLVKNNARRPKAKKKK from the coding sequence ATGGAGGAACAAATGAAGAAGGACCTTCTCTCGGTAGCGGACTTGAATAAAAAGGAGATGGATGATCTTTTTGCGCTGGCGATAAAAATCAAGAAGCCGACCAAGGCCGGGAAATCACCCAAACTTTTGGCCGACAAGACCATGGCCATGATCTTCGAAAAACCGTCCCTGCGCACTCGGGTCACCTTTGAGACCGGCATGACCCAGCTGGGCGGGCATGGAATATTTTTGGAAATGTCCCTGGGCAAGCGGGAGTCGACCCCGGACATCGCCCGCAACATCAACCGCTGGGTGGACCTGATAATGGCCCGCACCTTCGCCCACAAGAGCATCGTGGAGATAGCCGAGAACACCGACATACCGGTGATCAACGCCCTGTCGGACCTGGAGCATCCCTGCCAGATATTCGCCGATTTCCTGACCATCCTGGAGCACAAGAAGAAATTCAAGGGCCTTAAGCTGGCCTACATCGGCGACGGCAACAACGTCTGCAATTCGCTGCTGCTGGCCGCCGCCACTTTGGGCGTCAACATGACGGTGGGCTGCCCGCAGGGCTACGAGCCGGACCGGGGCATCTGGGAGAAGGCCCAGGGGTTGGCCGCCAAGACCAAGACCACCCTGCAGATCGTGCGTGATCCGCGAGAGGCCGCCCGCAACGCCGACGTCATCTACACCGACGTCTGGGCCTCGATGGGCCAGGAGTCGGAGAAGGAGCTCAAAGCCCGGGTGTTCGCCCCCTACCAGATCAACCGGAATATCATCGACGTAGCCAAAAAGGATTCCATCTTCCTGCACTGCCTGCCGGCCCACCGGGAGGAGGAGGTCACCAGCGAGGTGCTGGACGGCCCGCACTCCCAGGTGCTGGACCAGGCCGAGAACCGGCTGCATATCCAGAAGGCGATAATGGTGACCCTGGTCAAGAACAATGCCCGGAGGCCCAAGGCCAAAAAGAAGAAATAA
- a CDS encoding IMP dehydrogenase, whose amino-acid sequence MTKWLKGEGLTFDDVLLVPQRSEVLPNEVEIGTRFSRHIKLNIPLVSAAMDTVTEHRLAVALAREGGLGVIHKNLAIEDQASEVDRVKRSESGMVSNPISLSPEHLLIDALAMMRKFSISGIPITDPGGHLVGIITNRDLVFEKDHTKKIGDVMTKENLITAPVGTTLDEASRILHQHRIEKLPIVDKKGMLKGLFTVKDVMKKEKHPNACKDSQGRLRVAAAIGVSGDFLERAGALVAAGVDALVIDTAHGHSIGVIAAVKKVKAKFPKVDLVAGNVATAEATRELIRAGVDAVKIGIGPGSICTTRVIAGVGVPQLTAVMEARAVALKYKIPIIADGGIKYSGDIVKALAAGADCIMIGNIFAGTEESPGETILLQGRSYKVYRGMGSLGAMRKGSADRYFQEKNTEEKKFVPEGIEGRIPYKGPLADTVYQLIGGLKSGMGYCGAANLKALQQKATFVRITNAGLKESHVHDVVITKEAPNYEVERG is encoded by the coding sequence ATGACCAAATGGCTTAAGGGCGAGGGGCTGACCTTTGACGACGTGCTGCTGGTCCCCCAGAGATCCGAAGTGCTGCCCAACGAGGTGGAGATCGGCACCAGGTTCTCCCGGCACATAAAGCTGAACATCCCGCTGGTGTCGGCGGCCATGGACACCGTCACCGAGCACCGGCTGGCCGTGGCCCTGGCCCGGGAGGGCGGCCTGGGGGTGATCCACAAGAATCTGGCCATCGAGGATCAGGCTTCCGAGGTGGACCGGGTCAAGCGTTCCGAGAGCGGGATGGTGTCCAACCCCATCTCCCTTTCGCCGGAGCACCTGCTGATAGACGCCCTGGCCATGATGAGAAAATTCTCCATCTCAGGCATCCCCATCACCGACCCGGGAGGCCATCTGGTGGGCATCATCACCAACCGGGACCTGGTGTTCGAAAAGGACCACACCAAAAAGATCGGCGATGTGATGACCAAAGAGAACCTGATCACCGCTCCGGTGGGCACCACCCTGGACGAGGCCAGCCGGATCCTTCACCAGCACCGGATAGAAAAACTGCCCATCGTGGATAAAAAGGGGATGCTGAAAGGGCTGTTCACCGTCAAGGATGTGATGAAAAAGGAGAAGCACCCCAACGCCTGCAAGGACAGCCAAGGCCGCCTGCGGGTGGCCGCCGCCATCGGGGTGTCCGGCGATTTTCTGGAGCGGGCCGGGGCCCTGGTGGCTGCCGGGGTGGACGCCCTGGTGATAGACACCGCCCACGGCCATTCCATCGGGGTCATAGCCGCGGTCAAGAAGGTCAAGGCCAAGTTCCCCAAGGTGGACCTGGTGGCCGGCAATGTGGCCACCGCCGAGGCCACCCGGGAGCTGATCCGGGCCGGGGTGGACGCCGTCAAGATAGGGATCGGGCCGGGCTCCATCTGCACCACCCGGGTGATAGCCGGGGTGGGGGTGCCGCAACTGACCGCAGTGATGGAGGCCAGGGCGGTGGCCCTTAAATACAAGATACCGATCATCGCCGACGGCGGGATAAAATACTCCGGCGACATCGTCAAGGCGCTGGCGGCCGGGGCCGACTGCATCATGATCGGGAACATCTTCGCCGGCACCGAGGAGAGCCCGGGCGAGACCATCCTGCTGCAGGGCCGCAGCTACAAGGTCTACCGCGGGATGGGATCATTGGGCGCCATGCGCAAGGGCAGCGCCGACCGGTATTTCCAGGAGAAGAACACCGAGGAGAAAAAGTTCGTGCCCGAGGGCATAGAGGGCCGGATACCCTACAAGGGCCCGCTGGCCGATACTGTTTATCAGTTGATCGGGGGTTTGAAGAGCGGGATGGGATACTGCGGGGCGGCCAATCTTAAGGCCCTCCAGCAGAAGGCCACCTTTGTGAGGATAACCAACGCCGGCTTGAAGGAAAGCCATGTGCATGACGTGGTGATCACCAAGGAGGCTCCGAACTACGAGGTGGAGCGGGGATAG
- a CDS encoding 4-hydroxy-tetrahydrodipicolinate reductase: MINLIICGAGGRMGQALIEACRENSDFTIAGLIESQGHSMIGQKFGDTLPELSADLGKIIDQGDVVIDFTSPEASLNNARIAAQHKKPMVIGATGINDGQMKELQELSQKVPLLVSSNLSIGVNLLYDIISRAAKTIPGNFDVEIIETHHKNKKDAPSGTAKKLLSEITAVRGGRPVYQRENSSQPRAEGEIGVVSIRAGDIVGEHTVIFAGPGERLEFTHRAHSRRVFAEGALAAAKFLAQAKPRMYDMKDVLA, encoded by the coding sequence ATGATCAACTTAATCATCTGCGGGGCGGGCGGCCGGATGGGCCAGGCCCTGATCGAAGCCTGCCGGGAGAATTCTGATTTTACCATCGCTGGCCTAATCGAAAGCCAGGGACATTCGATGATCGGCCAGAAATTCGGGGACACTCTGCCGGAGCTGTCGGCGGATCTCGGCAAAATAATAGACCAAGGCGATGTGGTGATAGACTTCACCTCGCCCGAGGCCTCGCTGAACAACGCCCGGATCGCGGCCCAGCATAAAAAGCCCATGGTCATCGGCGCCACCGGGATCAATGACGGGCAGATGAAGGAACTGCAGGAGCTCTCCCAAAAGGTCCCCCTGCTGGTCTCCTCCAACCTGTCCATCGGGGTCAACCTGCTTTACGACATCATCTCCCGGGCGGCCAAGACCATCCCCGGCAACTTCGATGTGGAGATCATCGAAACCCACCATAAGAACAAAAAGGACGCCCCCAGCGGCACCGCCAAGAAGCTGCTGTCCGAGATAACCGCGGTGCGGGGCGGCCGGCCGGTCTATCAGCGGGAAAACTCCAGCCAACCCCGGGCCGAGGGCGAGATCGGAGTGGTGTCCATCCGGGCCGGGGACATTGTGGGCGAGCACACGGTGATCTTTGCCGGGCCGGGCGAGCGGCTGGAGTTCACCCACCGGGCCCACAGCCGGCGGGTGTTTGCCGAGGGGGCGCTGGCGGCCGCCAAATTCCTGGCCCAGGCCAAGCCCAGGATGTACGATATGAAGGACGTGCTGGCCTAA
- a CDS encoding diaminopimelate epimerase — protein sequence MNFYKMSGSGNDFVLLDNRDGQLPSDLSPLVQRLCHRRNGVGADGVLVIERSAQADFRMRYLNADGGEAAFCGNGGRCIAWFAHSIGAAGQAMSFQAGDGLHRAEVVDDRVKLQMREPRDFDLRFLLELDQRGFSASFADTGVPHVVIPVAELDDFPVVETGRKIRHHDRFQPAGTNANFIEIADRHHLKIRTYERGVEDETLACGTGATAAAVVAARLGMAESPVECLTRGGETLTIHFQLDGEAVSQVFLEGSVKLVFQGEILSS from the coding sequence ATGAATTTCTACAAGATGTCCGGCAGCGGCAACGATTTCGTCCTGCTGGATAACCGCGACGGGCAATTGCCCTCCGATCTCTCCCCGCTGGTCCAAAGATTATGCCACCGCCGCAACGGGGTGGGGGCCGACGGGGTGCTGGTCATCGAAAGATCGGCCCAGGCCGATTTCCGGATGCGCTATCTCAACGCCGACGGCGGCGAGGCGGCCTTCTGCGGCAACGGCGGGCGCTGCATCGCCTGGTTCGCCCATTCCATCGGGGCGGCCGGCCAGGCGATGTCATTCCAGGCCGGGGACGGCCTGCATAGGGCCGAGGTGGTTGATGACCGGGTGAAACTGCAGATGCGGGAGCCCCGCGACTTCGACCTGCGGTTCCTGCTGGAGCTGGACCAGCGGGGATTTTCGGCCTCCTTTGCCGATACCGGGGTGCCGCACGTGGTGATCCCGGTGGCCGAGCTGGATGACTTTCCGGTGGTGGAGACCGGCCGCAAGATCCGGCACCACGACAGATTCCAGCCGGCCGGGACCAACGCCAATTTCATCGAGATCGCCGACCGACACCACCTTAAGATCCGGACCTACGAGCGGGGGGTGGAGGACGAGACCCTGGCCTGCGGCACCGGAGCCACCGCGGCGGCGGTGGTGGCGGCCCGACTGGGGATGGCCGAGTCCCCGGTGGAGTGCCTGACCCGGGGCGGGGAGACGCTCACCATCCATTTCCAGCTGGACGGCGAGGCGGTCAGCCAGGTCTTCCTGGAGGGTTCTGTGAAGCTGGTCTTCCAGGGGGAAATCCTGTCATCCTGA